TCTTTTTATGGCCGCCGCCCTGGTGGCGGGTTGTTACCCTTCCATTATTGTTTCTTCCCGAATTTTTCTTATATTTGGATAACAGTTTCTTTTCTGGATAATCCCGCGTAATTTCAGAAAAATCTGAAACAGTTTGAAATCTTCTTCCGCTGGATGTAGGTTTATATTTTTTTAATTGCATTCCTATTGTCTCCCGATTAAGCCTCTAAAGCAGAAATTCTTTGGCCGTCTTTAAGTTTAACATAAGCCTTTTTAAAATTTGATAATTTACCGGTATATTTTCCAACCCGCCTGTATTTACCCCTGTTAATCAGGGTATGAACATTTTCTACTTTCACATTAAAATATTTTTCCACCATATCTTTAATATCTTTTTTATTTGCCTTTTTATTAACATTAAAAACATAGGTATTATTTGTTTCTCTTAT
This is a stretch of genomic DNA from Candidatus Acidulodesulfobacterium ferriphilum. It encodes these proteins:
- a CDS encoding 50S ribosomal protein L23, coding for MKELYAVIEKALLSEKSLGIRETNNTYVFNVNKKANKKDIKDMVEKYFNVKVENVHTLINRGKYRRVGKYTGKLSNFKKAYVKLKDGQRISALEA